From a region of the Dictyostelium discoideum AX4 chromosome 2 chromosome, whole genome shotgun sequence genome:
- the tkt-1 gene encoding hypothetical protein — MSNIDFKALERAANETRGLSMDAVAKAASGHLGLPLGSAEIGAALFGNSLIYNPKDTRWLNRDYFVLSAGHGSMFLYSWLHLSGYDVSIEDIKNFRQLNSKTPGHPKFHDTPGVEATTGPLGQGIANAVGIASACKMAAGKFNTEQHQIFNQKVVVLVGDGCLQEGISQEAISFAGHHRLDNLIVFYDSNDVTLDAMAIETQSEDAVKRFESVGFEVQLVLEGNNIGSLINAYQNAKHSKSGKPQIIICKTTIAKGIPEVAGTNKGHGEAGVKFIDSARKNLGLPEEKFFVSGETRQYFEQHEKQLEKLYQEWQATFAEWKSANPKLAQLLESAHEKHEAIDIMKQIPEFPTTPIIATRKAGSDVLQPISQYLPLSVSGSADLHGSTLNYIKEGRDFTPACPTGRNIKFGIREHAMGAMMNGIAYHGLFKVSGATFLVFSDYLRPAIRLAALSHLPVVYIFTHDSVGVGEDGPTHQPVETVSGLRMIPNLDVIRPADPEETAAAFSLAYARADGPTLLSLTRQNLPFLPGTAQKKREGTLRGGYIVVSETAPLRMILIATGSEVQHCVEAAKLLGDDIRVVSMPCTELFDRQSNEYKQSVLPSGCRNRIAMEAGVTSFWYKYVGLDGKVIGIDRFGMSAPGNAVMKQLGMTSENLVNISKQ; from the exons atgtcAAACATTGATTTTAAAGCATTAGAAAGAGCAGCAAATGAAACTAGAGGTTTAAGCATGGATGCAGTTGCCAAAGCTGCCTCTGGTCATTTAGGTTTACCACTTGGTTCTGCTGAAATTGGTGCTGCattatttggtaattcaTTGATCTATAACCCAAAAGat acaAGATGGTTAAATAGAGATTATTTTGTATTAAGTGCAGGTCATGGTTCAATGTTTTTATATAGTTGGTTACATTTATCAGGATATGATGTTTCAAttgaagatattaaaaatttcagacaattaaattcaaagaCACCAGGTCATCCAAAATTTCATGACACACCAGGCGTTGAAGCTACCACTGGTCCATTAGGTCAAGGTATTGCAAATGCCGTTGGTATTGCATCAGCATGTAAAATGGCAGCAGGTAAATTCAATACTGAACAACATCAAATCTTTAATCAAAAGGTAGTAGTTTTAGTTGGTGATGGTTGTTTACAAGAAGGTATTTCACAAGAGGCCATTTCATTCGCTGGTCATCATCGTTTAGATAACTTGATCGTATTCTACGATTCAAACGATGTCACATTGGATGCTATGGCAATTGAAACCCAATCAGAGGATGCCGTAAAGAGATTCGAAAGTGTTGGATTCGAAGTACAATTAGTATTAGAAGGTAACAACATTGGCTCATTAATCAACGCCTATCAAAATGCTAAACACTCCAAATCCGGTAAACCACAAATCATCATTTGTAAGACTACAATCGCCAAGGGTATCCCAGAGGTTGCTGGTACCAATAAAGGTCATGGTGAAGCTGGTGTTAAATTTATCGATTCCGCTCGTAAGAATCTCGGTCTCCCAGAAGAGAAATTCTTTGTCAGCGGTGAAACCAGACAATACTTTGAACAACAtgaaaaacaattagaaaAGCTCTACCAAGAATGGCAAGCAACCTTTGCCGAATGGAAATCTGCCAATCCAAAGCTTGCCCAACTCTTGGAAAGTGCTCATGAAAAACACGAAGCTATCGATATCATGAAACAAATCCCAGAGTTCCCAACCACACCAATCATTGCCACTCGTAAGGCTGGTAGCGACGTTTTACAACCAATCTCTCAATACCTCCCATTATCAGTCAGTGGTAGTGCCGATTTACATGGCTCCACCTTGAATTACATCAAAGAGGGTAGAGATTTCACACCAGCTTGTCCAACTGGTCGTAATATTAAGTTTGGTATTCGTGAACATGCTATGGGTGCCATGATGAATGGTATCGCCTACCATGGTCTTTTCAAAGTTTCAGGTGCCACCTTTTTGGTATTCTCAGACTATCTTCGTCCAGCCATCCGTTTGGCTGCTCTCTCACATTTACCAGTAGTTTACATTTTCACTCATGACtctgttggtgttggtgaagATGGTCCAACTCATCAACCAGTTGAAACCGTTTCAGGTCTTCGTATGATTCCAAACTTGGATGTCATTCGTCCAGCCGATCCAGAAGAAACAGCTGCTGCTTTCTCTTTGGCTTATGCTCGTGCCGATGGTCCAACCCTTTTATCATTAACTCGTCAAAATCTTCCATTCCTCCCAGGTACCGCTCAAAAGAAGAGAGAAGGTACTCTCAGAGGTGGTTACATTGTCGTTAGTGAAACCGCTCCATTAAGAATGATCTTAATTGCCACTGGTTCAGAAGTTCAACATTGTGTTGAAGCCGCTAAATTATTAGGTGATGATATTCGTGTCGTCTCTATGCCATGCACTGAACTTTTCGATCGTCAATCAAATGAATACAAACAATCCGTACTTCCAAGTGGTTGTAGAAATCGTATCGCTATGGAAGCTGGTGTCACTTCATTCTGGTATAAATATGTTGGTCTTGATGGTAAAGTCATTGGTATTGATAGATTTGGTATGTCTGCACCAGGTAATGCCGTTATGAAACAATTAGGTATGACTTCTGAAAATTTAGTAAACAtttcaaaacaataa
- the capA-1 gene encoding cAMP-binding protein (alternatively spliced), translated as MYNPPPPSGSQGGYPPQQQQRPPTGAPQQPGGYPTPPPPGAPGGYPPQQQPAGQYGAPPQQQPAGQYGAPQPAGQYGAPQPAGQYGAPQPAGQYGAPPPPPGGAGISLVKNQQISLTKEDPTLRKLTIGLGWDVNTTPTAPFDLDAVVFMLNAQGRVRTSQDFIFYNNKVSRDNSVSHQGDNLTGQGEGDDEVVLVNLQAVSPDVTRLVFAVTIHLADERRQNFTMVPRAFIRVANQETGRNICRYDLSQEGGPNTALIAGEVYRDPSNPNNWSFVAVGKGMQGALPGLLQIFGCQ; from the exons atgtataacccaccaccaccatctgGTTCAcaag GAGGCTatccaccacaacaacaacaaagaccACCAACTGGagcaccacaacaaccaggAGGTTATCCaactccaccaccaccaggAGCACCAGGAGGTTatccaccacaacaacaaccagcCGGTCAATATGGagcaccaccacaacaacaaccagcCGGTCAATACGGAGCACCACAACCAGCAGGACAATATGGTGCACCACAACCAGCAGGACAATATGGTGCACCACAACCAGCAGGACAATATGGcgcaccaccaccaccaccaggAGGTGCAGGTATTTCATTAGTAAAGAATCAACAAATTTCATTAACTAAAGAAGATCCAACTCTTAGAAAATTAACAATTGGTTTAGGTTGGGATGTAAACACCACACCAACTGCACCATTCGATTTGGATGCAGTTGTTTTCATGTTGAATGCACAAGGTAGAGTTAGAACCTCACAAGATTTCATTTTCTACAATAACAAGGTATCAAGAGATAACTCTGTTTCTCATCAAGGTGATAATTTAACAGGTCAAGGTGAaggtgatgatgaagttgTCCTCGTAAACTTACAAGCAGTTTCACCAGACGTCACTCGTTTGGTTTTCGCTGTCACCATTCATTTAGCCGATGAAAGAAGACAAAACTTTACAATGGTACCAAGAGCTTTCATTCGTGTTGCCAATCAAGAAACTGGTAGAAATATCTGTCGTTACGATCTCTCTCAAGAAGGTGGTCCAAACACTGCCCTCATTGCTGGTGAAGTTTATCGTGATCCATCAAATCCAAACAATTGGTCTTTTGTTGCTGTTGGTAAAGGTATGCAAGGCGCTCTTCCAGGTTTACTCCAAATCTTTGGTTgtcaataa
- a CDS encoding hypothetical protein (Similar to plasmodium falciparum (Isolate 3D7). Metacaspase-like protein), translated as MNSLILKLSKHGAIQPYRKNNIIKLFRAYSTTINSQNNNTKNIINNNNNNINNNNNNINNNKNNISNNNNNNNSKMVINNNNNNNRDFQKSILLMNIKELFKNNIKLAIELLSKYFKQNKFNDQDVEILFQWSLNNRYFTNIDLMNLFLKKFIEVNNLLNIQKVLQACQNSNTKMNLETYIILIRYFTVSEMIPNLKSIINSLNRNEAITEEIAKLYINSLEHNENLTSPSPSSQSSPSSPSPSVSSESSTSPSVSSTSPSVSSVLVAKPKSHVSIYYDLFSAYLSLGEISTAEYYFDLIKPHPDAFFKLMKYYQSSPDGVDYSSKVYKLANSELQYLSKDLFKSGPFLRILSNLPFEKVQKLLKKLYTDQIIYEDLIASILLLYLENNPQWVINVLENFSKIITKPNFYISLVKQLVLNNDIRGIIRVLTEIGEKGHGLNSCHYQYILQCYFEGIEKNKVNNHNEELYFGNENEIENLNKILKHIVNLDPSQGNIMSTLLFYNQSFGSASQFQALVNIFEKQPTKYIDEVTSQVIRSFIQLDNFDLAMLWYITRFEKYGLGLNKSIILSFLNNTNDEMVYSHYKRQHRYYPTKFTIKPTQNESDEITANQMKSIIDQFLKEQEMFKQQHFIKDNNNKLYQDNKKKSTTILEQEEEQQQQQQQQQQVPLENLEINNNNIIKNDGNINNNNNNNNQIIKQITKNVYESNKISTINETNLHLQSLLNMKLKEIENEKNGIGFEFKKKTFNINKSNLSEEEESLTFAISEDNKEKIFSMLKNYLNNNILPQSKLLISSYYKLWKLDVGLYSELIEMSPPFIRILVFNCQFYNDLLNSNPDEAFRLLKQESPLSIPDTLYNTMLEIFIKAKRMDIFIPFCNLMLSTNIDIEPTNLARISKSLIHENSKIGNIGLVVKIYNHFENKLEQLRKLIKKQMIKEYENNDNDNENDNDIDIEDFNFTEDDYENDTQEYYMQFSKRYSAMMSQTTAILMNEVADLGPEMLSDVIIRLNDNLVRRDLDNYSYSAIASIMRAVSLSFPLEQGSPVKLWTSYERHFPNRYKTIFYEQLFYRLHLSNKSYVVNSILRKNENIRKYVNQRLFQAFIDYGHNHNNMELTVLLYSTVFRNLQEINKTPPFKIERRYHTLLINSFEWVMNQCIQTTHGASQLRSLDEHKNNFAFYETILKHLKEGILVADDYVHNKDLSLSDETIKLIPHFVSSILSQHQKLNPSFDPTSIKVPKQIESKDLESFMFDFISKKSKK; from the exons ATGAATAGTTTAATTCTTAAACTATCAAAACATGGTGCAATCCAACCATAtcgaaaaaataatataattaaattatttaggGCCTACAGTACAACTATAAATAGTCAAAACAATAACACTAAAAacataattaataataataataataatatcaacaataataataataatatcaacaataataaaaataatattagtaataataataataataataatagtaaaatggtcataaataataataataataataatcgtgattttcaaaaatcaattttattaatgaatattaaagaactatttaaaaataatattaaacttGCTATTGAATT attatcaaaatattttaaacaaaataaatttaatgaccaagatgttgaaattttattccaatggtcattaaataatagatattttacaaatatagatttaatgaatttatttttaaaaaaatttattgaagtaaataatttattaaatattcaaaaagtTTTACAAGCTtgtcaaaattcaaatacaaaaatgaatttagaaacctatataatattaattagaTATTTTACAGTATCAGAAATgataccaaatttaaaatcaataattaattctttaaataggAATGAAGCAATCACTGAAGAAATTGCAAAACTTTATATAAATTCACTTGAacataatgaaaatttaacatctccatcaccatcatcacaatcatcaccatcatcaccatcaccatcagtATCATCAGAgtcatcaacatcaccatcagtatcatcaacatcaccatcaGTATCGTCAGTATTAGTAGCAAAACCAAAATCACATGTATCAATATATTATGATTTATTTTCAGCATATTTAAGTTTAGGTGAAATCTCAACAGCAGAATATTATTTCGATTTGATTAAACCACATCCTGAtgcattttttaaattaatgaaatattatcaaaGTAGTCCAGATGGTGTTGACTATAGTAGTAAAGTATATAAATTGGCAAATTCAGAACTTCAATATTTATCAAAAGATCTTTTTAAATCTGGTCCATTCTTAAGGATTTTATCAAATCTCCCATTTGAAAAGGTTCAAAAATtgttaaagaaattatataCCGATCAAATCATCTATGAAGATTTAATTGCTTCaatcttattattatatttagaGAATAATCCACAATGGGTAATCAATGTATTAGAGAATTTCTCAAAAATCATAACAAAACCTAATTTTTACATTTCATTAGTTAAACaattagttttaaataatgatattcgAGGTATTATTAGAGTATTAACAGAAATTGGTGAAAAAGGTCATGGTTTAAATTCATGtcattatcaatatattTTACAATGTTATTTTGAaggaattgaaaaaaataaagttaataaCCATAATGAAGAGTTATATTTtggtaatgaaaatgaaattgaaaatttaaataaaattttaaaacatattGTTAATTTAGATCCAAGTCAAGGTAATATTATGTcgacattattattttataatcaaaGCTTTGGTAGTGCCAGTCAATTTCAAGCATTAGTgaatatatttgaaaaacaaCCAACTAAATATATCGATGAAGTTACATCCCAAGTTATTAGAAGTTTCATTCAATTGGATAATTTCGATTTAGCAATGTTATGGTATATTACAAGATTTGAAAAGTATGGTTTaggtttaaataaatcaattatattatcatttttaaataatacaaatgatGAAATGGTATATTCACATTACAAAAGACAACATAGATATTATCCAactaaatttacaattaaaccAACTCAAAATGAATCTGATGAAATAACTgcaaatcaaatgaaatcaatcattgatcaatttttaaaagaacaagaaatgtttaaacaacaacattttattaaagataataataataaattatatcaagataataaaaagaaatcaacaacaatattagaacaagaagaagaacaacaacaacaacaacaacaacaacaacaagtacCTTTagaaaatttagaaataaataataataatattattaaaaatgatggaaacattaataataataataataataataatcaaataattaaacaaattacaAAGAATGTTtatgaatcaaataaaatatcaacaattaatgaaactaatttacatttacaaagtttattaaatatgaaattaaaagaaattgaaaatgaaaagaatggtattggttttgaatttaaaaagaaaacatttaatattaataaatccaATTTATCAGAGGAGGAAGAGTCATTAACATTTGCAATTTCAgaagataataaagaaaagatattttcaatgttaaagaattatttaaataataatattttaccaCAAAGTAAATTATTGATATCAAGTTATTATAAACTTTGGAAATTAGATGTTGGCTTGTATagtgaattaattgaaatgtCACCACCATTCATTAGGATATTAGTATTCAATTGTCAATTctataatgatttattaaattcgaATCCAGATGAAGCATTTAGATTACTTAAACAAGAATCACCATTAAGTATACCCGATACACTATACAATACAATGTTggaaattttcattaaagcAAAGAGAATGGACATTTTCATACCATTTTGTAATCTAATGTTATCAacaaatattgatattgaacCAACCAATTTAGCAAGAATTAgtaaatcattaattcatGAAAATTCCAAAATTGGTAATATAGGTTTAGTTGTAAAGATATATAAccattttgaaaataaacttGAACAATTAAGAaagttaattaaaaaacaaatgattaaagaatatgaaaataatgataatgataatgaaaatgataatgatattgatatagaagattttaattttactgaAGATGATTATGAAAATGATACTCAAGAATATTATATGCAATTTAGTAAAAGATATAGTGCAATGATGTCTCAAACAACTGCaattttaatgaatgaaGTAGCTGATTTGGGTCCTGAAATGTTGAGTGATGTAATTATTagattaaatgataatttggTGAGAAGAGATCTTGATAACTATAGTTATAGTGCAATTGCTTCAATAATGCGTGCAGTTTCACTCTCCTTTCCATTGGAGCAAGGCTCACCTGTGAAACTTTGGACATCTTATGAAAGACATTTCCCAAACAGATATAAAACCATTTTCTATGAACAATTATTCTATCGTTTACATTTATCAAACAAATCTTATGTGGTCAATTCAATACTCAGAAAGAATGAGAATATTCGTAAATATGTCAATCAAAGATTATTCCAAGCATTTATAGATTACGGTCATAACCATAATAATATGGAGTTGACGGTATTACTATATTCAACAGTGTTTAGAAATCttcaagaaattaataaaactccTCCTTTTAAAATCGAAAGAAGATATCatacattattaataaactcTTTCGAATGGGTAATGAATCAATGTATTCAAACCACTCATGGGGCCAGTCAATTAAGATCTCTAGATGaacataaaaataattttgctTTCTAtgaaactattttaaaacatcTAAAAGAAGGTATATTGGTCGCTGATGATTATGTACATAATAAAGATTTGTCTTTATCCGATGAAACCATTAAGTTAATACCTCATTTCgtttcttcaattttatctcaacatcaaaaattaaatccatCTTTTGATCCAACCTCAATTAAAGTTccaaaacaaattgaatcTAAAGATTTAGAAAGTTTTatgtttgattttatttccaaaaagtcaaaaaaataa
- the iptC-1 gene encoding hypothetical protein → MKRFFGSGGIKMKDKVIIIAGGTGIGKSDLSLKLAKQINGEIIGADSVQIYKHLTIASNKVTDTNGIPHHLIDMLDLDDNNFCLFDYYRLAKNTIKDVLSRGRVPIVVGGCGFYLDTILKGSRVDLTNDKERDEIKLYYNKIKQEDNWDYYYDLLKKYDIESANMILKNDFIRLSKSLYFNTVKGVKFSTQKDDYQDSIANEYDFRTFYLSGDRSKMHITLNNRCESMFKMGILEEVYDLLKRDKDLHFKNSKSSESIGYRQIMDLLLKPVVRNIDDTSINMNQSLNAIDESDVISTILNFQTANRNYYRKQYSWFKKEKYFEWLNPIDNEITNQYIIKSLELPFDEWQNNRNLKKEEEIRTCSPKDTKLISLYKPSKQLVSSILLNSNKLRNSLIKSNPELFENDNNNNKYK, encoded by the exons atgaAAAGATTCtttggtagtggtggtattaAAATGAAAGATAAAGTTATAATTATAGCAGGTGGTACAGGTATTGGTAAATCagatttatcattaaaattagcaaaacaaattaatggTGAAATTATTGGTGCAGATTCAGTACAAATTTATAAACATTTAACTATTGCAAGTAATAAAGTTACAGATACAAATGGTATACCAcatcatttaattgatatgCTTGAtttagatgataataatttctgTTTATTCGATTATTATAGATTGGCTAAAAATACAATCAAAGATGTTTTATCACGTGGTAGAGTACCAATTGTAGTTGGTGGTTGTGGATTTTATTTAGATACAATATTAAAAGGTTCAAGAGTAGATTTAACAAATGATAAAGAAAGAGATGAAATTAaactttattataataaaattaaacaagaaGATAATTGGGATTATTA ttatgatttattaaaaaagtatgATATTGAATCAGCAAAtatgattttaaagaatgaTTTTATTAGGTTATCAAAaagtttatattttaatacaGTAAAAGGTGTAAAATTTTCAACACAAAAGGATGATTATCAAGATTCAATAGCAAATGAATATGATTTTCgtacattttatttatcagGTGATAGATCGAAAATGCATATAACTTTAAATAATCGTTGTGAATCAATGTTTAAAATGGGTATATTGGAGGAGGTTTATGACCTATTGAAAAGAGATAAAGatttacattttaaaaattcaaaatcttcAGAATCAATTGGATATAGACAAATTatggatttattattaaaacctgTCGTTAGAAATATTGATGATACATCAATTAATATgaatcaatcattaaatgCAATTGATGAATCTGATGtaatttcaacaattttaaattttcaaactGCAAATAGGAATTATTATAGAAAACAATATTCttggtttaaaaaagaaaaatattttgaatggttaaatccaattgataatgaaattactAATCAATA tataataaaatcattagaaTTACCATTTGATGAATGgcaaaataatagaaatttaaaaaaagaagaagaaattagGACTTGTTCACCAAAAGatacaaaattaatatcattatatAAACCAAGTAAACAATTAGTTAGTtctattcttttaaattcaaataaactTAGAAactctttaattaaatcaaatccagaattatttgaaaatgataataataataataaatataaataa
- the rnrB-1 gene encoding ribonucleoside-diphosphate reductase, with product MEEINKKDTFIEPILKENKDRFVLFPIKYPDIWRMYKKALASHWVAEEIDLGNDNVDWEYKLTDNERHFISHVLAFFAASDGIVNENLATRFMSEVQIPEARCFYGFQIAIENIHSETYSLLIETYIKDKQTKDKLFNAIETIPCIKKKAEWALRWINDSDSFAERLVAFAAVEGIFFSGSFCSIFWLKKRGLMQGLTFSNELISRDEGLHCDFACLLYTKLQRKLDPKVIEKMIRDAVECEKEFICESLPVDLIGMNSRSMSQYIEFCADRLVVSLGYKKIFNSSNPFEWMEMISLQRKSNFFEGKVAEYAKTGVAIQGNNQQKNNQSRTLVLDEDF from the exons atggaagaaattaataaaaaagatacaTTCATTGAACCAATTCtcaaagaaaataaagatagaTTTGTATTATTTCCAATAAAATACCCAGATATCTGGAGAATGTATAAAAAAGCCCTTGCAAGTCATTGGGTAGCTGAAGAAATTGATCTTG gtAATGATAATGTTGATTGGGAATATAAATTAACAGATAATGAACGTCATTTCATCTCACATGTTTTGGCATTTTTTGCTGCATCTGATGGTATTGTAAATGAAAACCTTGCAACTAGATTTATGTCTGAAGTACAAATTCCAGAAGCAAGATGTTTCTATGGTTTTCAAAttgcaattgaaaatatacaTTCTGAAACTTATAg tcttttaattgaaactTATATTAAAGATAAGCAAACtaaagataaattatttaatgcaATTGAAACAATTCCATGTATTAAAAAGAAGGCAGAATGGGCATTAAGATGGATAAATGATTCAGATTCATTTGCAGAACGTTTGGTTGCATTTGCAGCAGTTGAGGGTATATTTTTCAGTGGAAGTTTTTGTTCAATATTTTGGTTGAAAAAGAGAGGTTTAATGCAAGGtttaacattttcaaatgaattaatttcacGTGACGAAGGTTTACATTGTGATTTCGCATGTCTTCTCTACACAAAGTTACAAAGAAAGTTGGATCCAAAAGTCATTGAGAAAATGATAAGAGATGCTGTCGAATGTGAAAAGGAATTCATTTGCGAATCATTACCAGTGGATTTAATTGGTATGAACTCGCGTTCAATGTCTCAATACATTGAGTTTTGTGCTGATCGTTTAGTGGTTTCTTTAGGTTACAAAAAGATTTTCAACTCTTCAAATCCTTTCGAATGGATGGAAATGATTTCTTTACAAAGAAAATCAAACTTTTTCGAAGGCAAAGTTGCAGAATACGCTAAAACTGGTGTTGCAATTCAAGgaaataatcaacaaaaaaataatcaatcaagAACTTTAGTTTTAGATgaagatttttaa
- a CDS encoding DUF1794 family protein, which yields MSNISKVSYLLGKFKGSGKGEYPTITPFTYTEEIEFSNNGKPFIFYQQKTWNVNGQPLHSESGYMRFPPNGKVELVISEPTGINEIYDGEITGENNEILTFKLTNIQRTPTAKPPHTTNVIRKFTFDQSANTLSYTMDMATTTTTDLTHHLSATLQKQL from the exons ATGAgtaatatttcaaaagtaTCATATCTTTTAGGCAAATTTAAAGGTTCTGGTAAGGGTGAATATCCAACCATTACACCATTCACATATACAGAAGAGATTGAATTCTCAAACAATGGTAaaccatttattttttatca ACAAAAAACATGGAATGTAAATGGTCAACCTTTACACTCAGAGAGTGGATATATGAGATTTCCACCAAATGGAAAGGTTGAATTGGTAATTTCAGAACCAACTGGTATCAATGAGATATATGATGGAGAAATTACaggtgaaaataatgaaatccttacatttaaattaacaaatattCAAAGAACACCAACTGCTAAACCACCACATACTACAAATGTTATTAGAAAATTTACATTTGATCAAAGTGCCAACACTCTTTCATATACAATGGATATGGCCACTACAACAACCACTGATTTAACTCATCATTTAAGTGCAACtttacaaaaacaattataa
- the capA-1 gene encoding cAMP-binding protein (alternatively spliced) has product MYNPPPPSGSQGNNNYYRQPSSTPGVSNPNPQANQFLPPQPSNTTQTPGGYPPQQQQRPPTGAPQQPGGYPTPPPPGAPGGYPPQQQPAGQYGAPPQQQPAGQYGAPQPAGQYGAPQPAGQYGAPQPAGQYGAPPPPPGGAGISLVKNQQISLTKEDPTLRKLTIGLGWDVNTTPTAPFDLDAVVFMLNAQGRVRTSQDFIFYNNKVSRDNSVSHQGDNLTGQGEGDDEVVLVNLQAVSPDVTRLVFAVTIHLADERRQNFTMVPRAFIRVANQETGRNICRYDLSQEGGPNTALIAGEVYRDPSNPNNWSFVAVGKGMQGALPGLLQIFGCQ; this is encoded by the coding sequence atgtataacccaccaccaccatctgGTTCAcaaggtaataataattattatagaCAACCATCATCCACACCGGGTGTATCAAACCCAAACCCACAAGCTAATCAATTtttaccaccacaaccatcTAATACTACACAAACACCAGGAGGCTatccaccacaacaacaacaaagaccACCAACTGGagcaccacaacaaccaggAGGTTATCCaactccaccaccaccaggAGCACCAGGAGGTTatccaccacaacaacaaccagcCGGTCAATATGGagcaccaccacaacaacaaccagcCGGTCAATACGGAGCACCACAACCAGCAGGACAATATGGTGCACCACAACCAGCAGGACAATATGGTGCACCACAACCAGCAGGACAATATGGcgcaccaccaccaccaccaggAGGTGCAGGTATTTCATTAGTAAAGAATCAACAAATTTCATTAACTAAAGAAGATCCAACTCTTAGAAAATTAACAATTGGTTTAGGTTGGGATGTAAACACCACACCAACTGCACCATTCGATTTGGATGCAGTTGTTTTCATGTTGAATGCACAAGGTAGAGTTAGAACCTCACAAGATTTCATTTTCTACAATAACAAGGTATCAAGAGATAACTCTGTTTCTCATCAAGGTGATAATTTAACAGGTCAAGGTGAaggtgatgatgaagttgTCCTCGTAAACTTACAAGCAGTTTCACCAGACGTCACTCGTTTGGTTTTCGCTGTCACCATTCATTTAGCCGATGAAAGAAGACAAAACTTTACAATGGTACCAAGAGCTTTCATTCGTGTTGCCAATCAAGAAACTGGTAGAAATATCTGTCGTTACGATCTCTCTCAAGAAGGTGGTCCAAACACTGCCCTCATTGCTGGTGAAGTTTATCGTGATCCATCAAATCCAAACAATTGGTCTTTTGTTGCTGTTGGTAAAGGTATGCAAGGCGCTCTTCCAGGTTTACTCCAAATCTTTGGTTgtcaataa